In Columba livia isolate bColLiv1 breed racing homer chromosome Z, bColLiv1.pat.W.v2, whole genome shotgun sequence, one DNA window encodes the following:
- the FEM1C gene encoding protein fem-1 homolog C isoform X1, with amino-acid sequence MDLKTAVFNAARDGKLRLLSKLLASKTREEVALLMSEKTNGATPLLMAARYGHLDMVEYLLDHCSASIEVGGSVNFDGETIEGAPPLWAASAAGHLKVVQCLLDHGASVNNTTLTNSTPLRAACFDGHLEIVKYLVEHKADLEVSNRHGHTCLMISCYKGHKEIAQYLLEKGADVNRKSVKGNTALHDCAESGSLEIMKMLLKYCAKMEKDGYGMTPLLSASVTGHTNIVDFLTQHVQTSKAERINALELLGATFVDKKRDLLGALKYWKRAMEMRYSDRTNILSKPVPQTLIMAYDYAKEVNSREELENLIADPDEMRMQALLIRERILGPSHPDTSYYIRYRGAVYADSGNFKRCINLWKYALDMQQSNLDPLSPMTASSLLSFAELFSFMLQDRAKGLLGTTVTFDDLMGILCKSVLEIERAMKQTQCPPDPIQLNKALSIILHLICLLEKVPCSSEQEHFKKQTIYKFLKLQPRGKNNFSPLHLAVDNNTTCVGRYPVCKFPSLQVTAILVECGADVNVRDSDNNSPLHIAALNNHPDIMNLLIKSGSHFDATNLHKQTACDLLDEKEIAKNLIQPINHTTLQCLAARVIVNHNIYYTGHIPEKLESFVLLHR; translated from the exons ATGGATCTAAAGACAGCAGTGTTCAATGCAGCTCGTGATGGGAAGCTGCGGCTCCTGTCCAAGTTACTGGCAAGCAAAACAAGAGAAGAGGTAGCTCTGCTGATGTCAGAGAAAACCAATGGTGCCACCCCACTTCTGATGGCAGCCCGTTATGGTCACCTGGACATGGTGGAATACTTGTTGGACCATTGCTCTGCATCAATAGAAGTTGGTGGTTCAGTGAATTTTGATGGTGAGACCATTGAGGGGGCGCCGCCATTGTGGGCAGCATCAGCTGCTGGCCATTTGAAGGTGGTTCAGTGTCTGTTAGATCACGGTGCATCTGTCAACAATACAACTCTGACGAATTCAACACCACTTAGAGCTGCCTGTTTTGATGGTCACCTGGAAATAGTGAAATACCTTGTGGAGCACAAAGCAGACCTGGAAGTATCAAACCGTCATGGGCATACGTGCTTGATGATCTCGTGTTACAAAGGCCACAAAGAAATTGCTCAGTATTTACTTGAAAAAGGGGCTGATGTTAACAGAAAAAGTGTGAAAg GAAACACTGCATTACATGACTGTGCAGAATCTGGAAGTTTAGAGATCATGAAGATGCTTCTCAAGTATTGtgcaaaaatggaaaaggatgGTTACGGAATGACTCCCCTTCTGTCAGCTAGTGTGACAGGCCACACAAATATTGTGGACTTTCTCACCCAGCATGTACAGACCAGTAAGGCTGAGCGCATAAATGCTCTGGAACTTCTAGGAGCAACCTTTGTGGACAAAAAGAGAGACCTGCTTGGTGCTTTGAAATACTGGAAGCGAGCTATGGAAATGAGATACAGTGATAGGACTAATATCCTGAGCAAACCTGTGCCGCAAACACTAATTATGGCGTATGATTATGCTAAAGAGGTAAACAGCAGAGAAGAGCTAGAAAATCTTATTGCAGACCCTGATGAAATGAGAATGCAAGCACTATTAATTAGAGAACGTATTCTTGGCCCTTCTCACCCAGATACATCCTACTATATTAGATACAGAGGTGCTGTCTATGCAGACTCTGGAAACTTCAAGCGTTGCATCAACTTATGGAAATATGCTTTGGACATGCAGCAGAGCAATCTTGATCCACTGAGCCCTATGACAGCCAGCAGTTTACTGTCATTTGCTGAACTGTTCTCCTTCATGCTGCAGGATAGGGCAAAAGGCCTGCTAGGCACTACTGTCACATTTGATGATCTTATGGGTATACTGTGCAAAAGTGTTCTTGAAATAGAACGGGCTATGAAACAAACCCAGTGTCCTCCTGATCCGATACAGCTGAACAAAGCCCTTTCTATCATTTTGCATTTGATTTGCTTGTTGGAGAAAGTACCTTGCAGCTCAGAACAGGAGCATTTTAAGAAACAGACTATTTACAAGTTTCTTAAGCTTCAGCCTAGAGGGAAGAACAATTTTAGTCCCCTTCACCTTGCTGTTGACAATAATACTACATGTGTGGGTCGTTACCCAGTTTGTAAATTCCCCTCTCTGCAAGTTACTGCTATCCTGGTGGAATGTGGTGCTGATGTAAATGTCAGAGACTCTGATAACAACAGTCCGTTACACATTGCTGCGCTGAACAACCATCCAGACATCATGAATCTTCTTATCAAGTCAGGTTCACACTTTGATGCCACAAACTTGCATAAACAAACTGCTTGTGATTTgctggatgagaaggagataGCAAAAAATTTAATCCAGCCTATAAATCATACTACATTGCAGTGTCTTGCTGCTCGTGTAATAGTGAATCATAACATATACTACACAGGGCACATCCCTGAAAAACTAGAGAGCTTTGTTTTGCTCCATAGATGA
- the FEM1C gene encoding protein fem-1 homolog C isoform X2, with product MRRMFSVSVICSFLFCIVKHAGDLLLGWYSLAMFGTDLWVLEQWFTDVFLCTVFIWLLCVETEMITFAIQVVAVFGLQITGNTALHDCAESGSLEIMKMLLKYCAKMEKDGYGMTPLLSASVTGHTNIVDFLTQHVQTSKAERINALELLGATFVDKKRDLLGALKYWKRAMEMRYSDRTNILSKPVPQTLIMAYDYAKEVNSREELENLIADPDEMRMQALLIRERILGPSHPDTSYYIRYRGAVYADSGNFKRCINLWKYALDMQQSNLDPLSPMTASSLLSFAELFSFMLQDRAKGLLGTTVTFDDLMGILCKSVLEIERAMKQTQCPPDPIQLNKALSIILHLICLLEKVPCSSEQEHFKKQTIYKFLKLQPRGKNNFSPLHLAVDNNTTCVGRYPVCKFPSLQVTAILVECGADVNVRDSDNNSPLHIAALNNHPDIMNLLIKSGSHFDATNLHKQTACDLLDEKEIAKNLIQPINHTTLQCLAARVIVNHNIYYTGHIPEKLESFVLLHR from the exons ATGAGGAGGATGTTCAGTGTGTCAGTcatttgcagttttctgttCTGCATTGTGAAGCATGCCGGTGACCTCTTGTTAGGGTGGTACTCCCTTGCCATGTTCGGAACAGACCTCTGGGTTCTTGAACAGTGGTTCACCGATGTGTTTCTGTGCACTGTCTTCATTTGGCTGCTATGTGTAGAGACAGAAATGATTACTTTTGCAATTCAAGTGGTAGCAGTCTTTGGCCTTCAAATTACAG GAAACACTGCATTACATGACTGTGCAGAATCTGGAAGTTTAGAGATCATGAAGATGCTTCTCAAGTATTGtgcaaaaatggaaaaggatgGTTACGGAATGACTCCCCTTCTGTCAGCTAGTGTGACAGGCCACACAAATATTGTGGACTTTCTCACCCAGCATGTACAGACCAGTAAGGCTGAGCGCATAAATGCTCTGGAACTTCTAGGAGCAACCTTTGTGGACAAAAAGAGAGACCTGCTTGGTGCTTTGAAATACTGGAAGCGAGCTATGGAAATGAGATACAGTGATAGGACTAATATCCTGAGCAAACCTGTGCCGCAAACACTAATTATGGCGTATGATTATGCTAAAGAGGTAAACAGCAGAGAAGAGCTAGAAAATCTTATTGCAGACCCTGATGAAATGAGAATGCAAGCACTATTAATTAGAGAACGTATTCTTGGCCCTTCTCACCCAGATACATCCTACTATATTAGATACAGAGGTGCTGTCTATGCAGACTCTGGAAACTTCAAGCGTTGCATCAACTTATGGAAATATGCTTTGGACATGCAGCAGAGCAATCTTGATCCACTGAGCCCTATGACAGCCAGCAGTTTACTGTCATTTGCTGAACTGTTCTCCTTCATGCTGCAGGATAGGGCAAAAGGCCTGCTAGGCACTACTGTCACATTTGATGATCTTATGGGTATACTGTGCAAAAGTGTTCTTGAAATAGAACGGGCTATGAAACAAACCCAGTGTCCTCCTGATCCGATACAGCTGAACAAAGCCCTTTCTATCATTTTGCATTTGATTTGCTTGTTGGAGAAAGTACCTTGCAGCTCAGAACAGGAGCATTTTAAGAAACAGACTATTTACAAGTTTCTTAAGCTTCAGCCTAGAGGGAAGAACAATTTTAGTCCCCTTCACCTTGCTGTTGACAATAATACTACATGTGTGGGTCGTTACCCAGTTTGTAAATTCCCCTCTCTGCAAGTTACTGCTATCCTGGTGGAATGTGGTGCTGATGTAAATGTCAGAGACTCTGATAACAACAGTCCGTTACACATTGCTGCGCTGAACAACCATCCAGACATCATGAATCTTCTTATCAAGTCAGGTTCACACTTTGATGCCACAAACTTGCATAAACAAACTGCTTGTGATTTgctggatgagaaggagataGCAAAAAATTTAATCCAGCCTATAAATCATACTACATTGCAGTGTCTTGCTGCTCGTGTAATAGTGAATCATAACATATACTACACAGGGCACATCCCTGAAAAACTAGAGAGCTTTGTTTTGCTCCATAGATGA